TTTGCCGCGCTCGGCGCTTCGCTCCTCGGCGTCATCGTCAACGGCCTGTTCGTCGCCATTTCGATGACATCCGGCGGCGGTGCGTGGGATAATGCCAAGAAGAGCTTCGAGGATGGTTTCGTCGATAAGGACGGCGTGAAACATCTGAAGGGGAGCGACGCGCACAAGGCGTCGGTGACGGGCGACACGGTGGGCGATCCCTACAAGGATACGGCTGGCCCGGCGGTTAATCCGGCAATCAAGATCACCAATATCGTTGCGTTGCTCTTGCTTGCGATCCTTGCGCACTAAAACCCAAGCGAAGATGGCCGGAGCGATCCGGCCATCTCATCGATCGGTGTTTAGTTAAACCGCAACAGCGATTTGAACATGCCGTTTAATACGCTCGAATCCGCACCGCCGGTTGGCGTCGTCTGCGACACGAAATCGAAGATTTTTCCGTCCTTCAGACCGTAATTGGCGACGCGCGTGACCTTCTTGTCCTTGTCGAAATAGATCGCCAGGACGTGCTGGTCGGTGATGCTCTGATCCTGAAAGGCATATTGCCGGTCGGATTTCTGGGTGATGTAATACCAGGCGCTGCCGCCGACGGTCGACGTCGTCGATGGCGTGCCCATCACGACGAGCACTTGCTCAGCCGACGAGCCGGTCTTGACCTGATTGAGTAGCGTGGGATCGAGCTGATAGCCGTGGACAATATCGCCATCGTAACCGAGACAGCCGGCGAGGCCGGTGGCCATGGCACCGCAAAGTCCGAGCCGGAGAGCAAGACTCAAGAGCTTTATTCTGCGCTTTTGAGCGGCCGTCGGTTCTTCTCTTACGGCCGCATCTGCAAAAGTCATTCGTGGAAACTCCGGCCCCTTAGATTACGGCGCGTTTTGGTCGATTCGACCAAAACGCGTATAATCCGATCGTTTCTAATATGCGGAAATCAAGGTCGCAACTCGCCCCGCTCAAGCCGCGATATGGAATCTAAAGTCATGATTTTTGGGCTTTTCCGGGGCAAACGCAATGCAAGTGTCATCGAGCGGCTGCATGCCGACGTTGTCGCCGCCGCGCGCGACCCGGTTTTGTTCACGGATTACGGCATTGCCGACACGATCGATGGGCGCTTCGAATCGATTGCTTTGCACGCTGCATTGGCGCTGCGGCGTCTGAAGCAATTGCCGCCGCCAGGACCCGAGATTGCGCAAGATCTTGCCGATGCCATCTTTCGCCATTTCGACATCGGCTTGCGCGAAATGGGCATCGGCGACACTGGCGTCCCGCGGCGGATGCGTGATCTTGCCGAGGCATTTTTAGGCCGCGCCAACGCTTACAATGAAGCGCTCGGGCAGCCGGGCATGGCGCAGCATACGGCCCTGGCTGCGGCTCTCTCGCGCAACGTCTTCGCCGAGGCGCGAGGCGGCGAGCGCCTTGCTTGCTACGCTGAGCGATCCGATGAAGCCCTGGCGCAAATGTCACTCGCAGATTTTCTCAAAGGACCTATATTTCGGGTCAAGGCCGCTGCGAACTTCCGTGAGGTGTGTAATGAGTAAAGCCGATTCCTACGCCCCGCCGCCGAAGATTTTTTCGCATCTCATTCTTGTGGATGAAGTGCCGGAGCAGGGCCTCGACGTGACGCTGAGCGCCGATGCACCCACGCGGCAGGCATTGGCAAAGGCCGACGGCCTTGTCGGCCTTGCGGCGCTCGATGCGGACTTCCATGTCGCTCGCCAGGGGCTTTCCAGCTTCAATGTCACCGGCACCGTGCGGGCAAAGATCACGCAGATCTGTGTTCTGACGCTGGAGCCTTTCGACAGCGATCTTGCCGAGGAGGTCGATGTCGATTTCGCCGAAGCTCCGGCTGCGGCGCAGGCCTCCACCCAGGCCGATATTCTGCTCGGCGCCCAATCGGGCGATCGCGACCCGCCAGATCCGATCGAGGACGACGCGATCGACCTTGGCGCGCTGGCGGCGGAATTTCTTGCGCTTGGCCTCGACCCCTATCCGCGCAGGCCGGGGGCAGAGTTCGCGCCTGTGACCGATCCGCACGATGTGATAGAGCGGCCGTTCGATGCGCTCAAGAAGCTCACCGATCAATCTTGATCTGGCCGCGCTTGCCGGGCGGGGCGCTTTGCCTTAGCGGATCAGGCCGCAGCTTGGCGGTCCGGCCGGGCTAGATCACGATGGTTTTGGATCGACCCAATTCGGGCTTGCCCAAGTTGAGCAATTTGAATGATCGAAAACCATGAACGTGATCGATTCTAATAATTTAGAGCGGGATTCATGCGAAAAACCGGTACCCACTTTTTCGCATCCCGCTCTAGGGAGCTTTCATGACGCAAACGGTGCGCATCGCCATTGATGCCATGGGCGGTGACCACGGCCCGGAGGTGATCCTACCCGGCGCCGCGCTTGCGCTGACCCAGCACGCCGACCTCAGTTTCACGTTTTTCGGCGATCAGACGCGGTTGAAACCTCTGCTTGCGGCCAATCCGCGGCTGGCCAGCGTCTCGAGCGTGCGGCACACGGATGTCGAAATCCGTATGGAAGACAAGCCCAGCCAGGCGTTGCGTAATGGCCGGCGCACCTCTTCGATGTGGCAGGCGCTTGAGGCTGTCAAAAGGGGCGAGGCCGATGCCGCCTTTTCCGCGGGCAACACCGGCGCGCTCATGGCGATGGCGAAGATTTGCCTGCACATGATTCCAGCGATCGACCGGCCGGCCATTGCCGTGCTTTGGCCGACGCTGCGAGGGGAATCGATCGTGCTCGACGTCGGCGCCTCGATCGGCGCCGATGCCCAGCATCTTGTCGATCTGGCGATCATGGGCTCCGCGATGGCGCGGATCGTCTTTTCGTCACCACGCCCGACCGTAGGGTTGCTCAACATTGGCGTCGAGGAAGTTAAAGGGATCGAGGAAGTGAAGGCCGCCTCGCGGATCCTGCGCGAACTCAATTCGACCGATTTCGACTATCGCGGCTTTGTCGAAGGCGACGACATTGGCAAAGGCAGCGTCGATGTGGTCGTGACCGAAGGCTTTGCCGGCAATATTGCGCTCAAGACGGCGGAGGGGACGGCCAAGCAGATCAGCGCCTATTTGCGCGAGGCGCTGCGCGGCAGTTTCGCCTCGAAGCTCGGCTATTTGCTGGCACGGCAGGCGTTCCGTTCGCTGTCGAACAAGATGGACCCGCGCCGCGTCAACGGCGGTATCCTGCTCGGCCTCGAAGGCGTGGTGATCAAGAGCCACGGCGGCTCCGACGCGGTCGGCACCGCGCGGGCACTGGAAATCGGCCACGGATTGGTCCGCGACCAGTTTCTGCGCAAGATCCAGAATTCTCTCTCCGAGCGTGACGTGCCTGCGGTGGTGGCGACCGCCGATCCGGAAGCCGAAGCCTAAGCCGGCTTGATCGCCACTTTTGGGAGGTAGTTCGGACTTCTGTCGCGGCGGAAAATGCTCTAAGGCGACCGTCACGTTGTTTGAAACAGGACAAATATCTTTGACCCGACCGCAAAATGCCGTTCTCCGCTCCGTTGTCGCTGGCCTGGGGTCGTATCTTCCAAAGCGGATTTTGAGCAACGCGGATCTCGAGAAGATGCTCGACACGAGCGATGAGTGGATCACGCAGCGCACCGGCATCAAAATGCGTCATATCGCGGCGGAGGATGAGCGCACCTCGACACTCGCGACACATGCGGCGCGCGCTGCGCTTGCCGATGCGGGCCTCAAGGGCGAGGATATCGATCTCGTCATCGTCGCAACGGCGACGCCGGACTATACCTTTCCCGCCGTTGCAACGCAGGTTCAGGCGGCGATCGGCATGACCGGCGGCGTCGCGTTCGACCTCCAGGCCGTATGTTCAGGGTTCATTTTCGCGCTGACGACGGCAGACAAGTTCTTGACTTCGGGGTCGCACAAAAGGGCGCTCGTCATCGGCGCCGAGACGTTTTCGCGGCTGCTCGATTGGAAGGACCGCGGCACCTGCGTACTGTTCGGCGACGGCGCTGCGGCAATGATCCTTGAAGCGCGGTCGGGCGAAGGAACGAGCACCGATCGCGGTGTCCTGACCGCGCATCTGCGGTCCGATGGCCGGCACCTTTCGAAACTTTATACCGACGGCGGGCCATCATCGACCGGAACAGCCGGCCATGTGCGCATGGAAGGGCGGGAAGTTTTCAAGCTAGCCGTAACGATGATTACTGATGTGGTCGACGCCGCCTTTGCTGCGACCGGGACGAACGGCGAGCAGCTTGACTGGTTCGTGCCGCATCAGGCCAACGCCCGTATCATCGACGCGTCGGCGGAGAAGCTCAAAATTGCTCCGCAAAAAGTCGTGAAGACCGTCGCCTTTCATGGCAATACGTCGGCGGCGTCGGTGCCGCTGGCGCTGACGACGGCGCGCGACGACGGCCGCATCAAGCAGGGTGATCTTGTGATGCTCGAAGCGATGGGCGGCGGTTTTACCTGGGGCGCGGTACTTCTTCGCTGGTAGCTGCTGCCGCTTTGCAACAACCTCAGCATTTGTCCGTATAGTATTTGCAGGGCAAATGTTTCTGTCTATTGTGCTGACGTATGTTTTGCGCCAAAGTTCAAGGCAAGCAAAGAGCTTAATCCATTTGCGATGCGGGGAAGGGGACTGCGGGGCTGATCAAATGTTCAGGAGAATTTTGCTCGCCGAGGCGCACGTTTTTTTGGCGCCCCTTTCGTTTTCATTGAGCTCGGGCGATTGTCCGGAGACCAAGATTACGGCCTTCGCTGCCAAGTCATCGCATTCAGAAATCATCGAGTCCCAAGATGGTCAAAAGTGAATTGTCGACATCGGTTTCACGCGCGGACGATTTGTCCGGCGTAATCGCCGCTGCAAAAGGTGAGGACGGCGCTCGCACTGTGACGCGCGTCAATCTCGCCGAAGCCGTCTATCAGCAGGTCGGTTTGTCGCGCAAAGAATCCGCGGCGCTTGTCGAGCAAGTGCTCGACGAAATCACTGATCGATTGATCGCTGGCGAAGGGGTTCGGCTTTCGTCGTTCGGATCGTTCAGCGTGCGCCACAAGGGCCAGCGCGTCGGCCGTAATCCCAAGACCGGCGTCGAAGTGCCGATCAAGGAGCGGCGCGTTCTCATCTTCAAATCGTCAAATCTGCTGAAAGCGCAGATTAACGGCGTTCACGCCGAGCCCGATTCCGAGTAGTCTGATTCGCCGAGCGCCATGTGATTTGCGGCGCTGCGATGTTCGGCGTTTTTGCCGAAACGCGCTGGCATTGTTCCTTGCGTTAGATCAGAGCGGGGATGCTGCCGGGATCGGAGCCGCGGAACAATGGAAAAAACAGCAGACGCATTCAGGACCATCAGCGAGGTCGCGAGCGATCTCGATTTGCCGCAGCATGTCCTCCGGTTCTGGGAATCGCGTTTCACCCAAATTCGCCCGCTGAAGCGCGGCGGCGGCCGACGCTACTATCGCCGCGAAGACATCGAACTTCTGCGCGCCATTCGCCAGCTTCTCTACGGCGAGGGCTACACGATCAAGGGCGTGCAGAAAATTCTCAAAGAGCAGGGCGTGCGCGGCGTTGTCACGGCTTGGCAGGGCGGGGCCGAGATGGTGCCGCCAGAGGAAATGCCGCTCGACATCGCAATGCAGGGCGCAACTGCAACCGCGCCGCGCCGGCCGGACGCGCTGCACGAGGAACCAGAACCCGATTTCGCCTTTGGTGAGGCGGACGAGTCCTTCGCCGGATTGGGCGCAGGCGCACACGCAGCGCTTGGACCGGCCGATTACAAGGTGCTCGAGACGCTCCTGGCCGAATTGAACGAATGCGAGCGGCTGCTCGGCAACGCCCGCCGGCCGGCCAACGCCCAATAAGCGACATCTTGCTTATCCCCTTGTCCGCACGTGGGGTTTTTCTTTTAGGGGAAGCCCGGCTTTCGGGCCGGATGCGCGTTGCAGCGGTCTCGGCGTTTCTCTATAAGAGCCGCAGTCGGAGTGTAGCGCAGCCCGGTTAGCGCACTTGTCTGGGGGACAAGGGGTCGTGGGTTCGAATCCCGCCACTCCGACCACTCAACTCACATCATCATCACAGCTTGGCCAAGGCTTCGTAAGCTTGGCCGAAGCCTTTGGACGACAGCGGAATGGCCACTGCACGGCCGCTCGCGTCCCGAAATATGATCCTGCCGGTCGTGCTCCCGGCATTGCCTCGGAATTTCTGCAGAAGCGATTCTTTAATCTCGAATTTGGCAATGCAGCCCGCAGGAATGCAGACGTCGAAGGGTGCCGCGATCCCAATATCTTTATCATTCGTTTCAACGCGGACGTTGCCTGCGATCAAGATGTTGACCGGCAGCTGAACGAGAAGATTCGTCGGATGGCCTTTCACCGGCTTCGCGACGAGGACGTGTGAAAACGGTTGATTTTGAACTTGCGTCGTCTGACCAATCGTACAATTGCGTTGTGACGGGGTTCCTGCGCTCATTACACACTGGAGCTGAGCGGGCAGCCTGCAACGCGCGCCGCGCGGCAGCACATCTTTGTCATGCGTGCTCAGCTTTGGATATCGGAGGTAGCGCCTTCAAGTCGCCGGCGATCCTTCGCGGGCATTTTGGCTGATCCGCGCAATATGGCTTTGATGATCGCATGATATCGCGGCTGAAATTCAACATCCTTCAAGTGCGGACGCGTTTGGTTCACGCCGCGAACGGCCGCCGCCAGCATCGCCGCCAATTCGTCCTTGTTCATATCGGACAGGATTGTCAATTTGCCCGCCGTCTGTAGCGTCTCGAGCATTCTGACGAGGTCCTCCTGCAGCCGTACCTGCAACTCGATGATAATATCATCGCAAAGGCGAAAGACTGAATCCGCCAATTCAAGAGCGTAGGGTGAGTTGGCAGCGGATCGGCGGGTCGCGCCAAATCGTGTGTCGAGGAATGCCGTGATCACGTCGACTGCGCTCTCGCCTTCCATGAGTGCGCTTATGCCGGCGGTCCAGCCGGCATACATCGCGCGTTCGTTCTGATAACGAATAACGTCGCGAAAAAGCTCTTCCTTGTTTCTGTAATGGTAATAGAGCGCGCGGCGCGAGAAACCGCAGGCGACCGCGAGCTCAATCATAGTCGGCCGGTTAAAGCCCGATTTCAAAAACGCGTCGGCGGCTTTCGCCAGTTGGTCGGGATCAAGCCCCATCGTCAAAGCCCGTTTTTCGCAAATACCTGACGCGCAAACCGAATCGATTCGAGAATCGTAATCAATCTGACGTCGCAGGCTCTACAATTTCTGTTCATCGAAATTATGCACGGAGCTGACGTTCTCTCAATCTTGGTCGAGAGCAATCGCGCAAAGAAACATATTTTGCGTAGAAATTTGGCGTCATTGCAGCAAGGTATTCATTCGTTCACTGCACGCCAAGAGATATATGTGAAATCCAGAGCGGCTTACATCGCGCCCGGATGATCTCGCAACATATTTTTCCGCGAAACCAAGGACTTCCGGCCCTGCGCGAACTGCTACATCGCTCTGATATCAGGACAACCATGTGTTACATGCATTCCTTTGCCTAAGAGGTTGCCGCTACGATGGAACAAACGGCGTCGGCGGGAAAAAAGTCCCTCGCAAAGTCCCGCACAGGTCTGCTGGCAAAGGGGGTATGACACCGAGTCTGGGGGAACAAGGAATCGTGTTCGAACCCGCCACTCCGACCATTTTGCTGCCTTGATCTGCCGGAGCTGTTCAGGCGCGTGATCTACTGCAGTCTGCCAGATCAGCGCGCGACCATATCCCGCCGAACGAGGCATACGCGACCGTTGTCCGACGCCGTAGAGCTGTCAGATTGGAAATCATCCGGGGCATCGTATCGGCATCCGCGGCGGCCGCAGTCTGCTGACAGCGCGCACCGTCGTTTGTTCTGACCGCTGTATAGACCCAAATGCAAAATGCACCGAACAGAGCTGCCGAGCTTAAGATTCCTAACCAAGCCCACCACCTTGGACGCGGTCGCGGGCTCCGCTCGTTAAGCTCTAGGTGTTCCCGCACAACCACGCTACCAGACATTCCGCAATCCTGATCGAGTGGCTAACTATATGATGTGGTTACTTAATATGCGGTGACTTAATTCGTTAAGGTATCCACCGATCTATCACAGAATGGTTACCTCGTCGCCGTCCGATGCTCGGGAAACTGGCGGGGCCGTTAACCGCAAGCCTCAACCGGCACACCTCCCTGTCGTTGACACGATAAGCCGAGTCTGACACAGCCTCCCCGCGGACCAGGGGCCGACATGCGACCATTGCGCCGCAAGGGCGCGCGTCCAATATAATTCTCGTGCTTACGCCGATTGGTATCGGCGAGTGAGCGAAAGGAAGACCATGATTTCCGTGACGTTTCCCGATGGCGCCGCGCGCCAGTTTCCCGCCGGTATTCGCGGCAGCGACATCGCCAAGGGCATTTCGCCGTCACTTGCCAAGCGCACAATCGCCATGGCGCTCGATGGCAAAGTCACCGATCTCGCCGATCCCATCGAACACGATGCCAAGATCGAGTTCATCGACCGCGATGACCCCCGCGCGCTCGAGCTGATCCGCCACGATGCCGCGCATGTGCTGGCCGAGGCGGTGCAGTCGCTCTATCCCGGCACGCAGGTGACGATCGGTCCGGTCATCGAGAACGGCTTCTACTACGATTTTTTCCGCAACGCGCCGTTCACGCCCGAGGATTTTCCGGCCATCGAGAAGAAGATGGCGGAGATCATCGCCAAGGACAAACCTTTCACCAAGGAAGTCTGGACGCGCGATCAGGCGAAGGCCTGGTTCGAAGAGCATGGCGAAGCCTTCAAGGTCGAACTCGTCGATGCGATCCCGGCTGACCAGGATCTGAAAATCTACAAGCAGGGCGAGTGGCTCGATCTCTGCCGCGGCCCGCATATGACATCGACCGGAAAGATCGGCTCGGCGTTCAAGCTGATGAAGGTTGCAGGCGCCTATTGGCGCGGCGATTC
This Methylovirgula sp. DNA region includes the following protein-coding sequences:
- a CDS encoding DUF177 domain-containing protein, whose protein sequence is MSKADSYAPPPKIFSHLILVDEVPEQGLDVTLSADAPTRQALAKADGLVGLAALDADFHVARQGLSSFNVTGTVRAKITQICVLTLEPFDSDLAEEVDVDFAEAPAAAQASTQADILLGAQSGDRDPPDPIEDDAIDLGALAAEFLALGLDPYPRRPGAEFAPVTDPHDVIERPFDALKKLTDQS
- a CDS encoding ubiquinol-cytochrome C chaperone family protein, producing MIFGLFRGKRNASVIERLHADVVAAARDPVLFTDYGIADTIDGRFESIALHAALALRRLKQLPPPGPEIAQDLADAIFRHFDIGLREMGIGDTGVPRRMRDLAEAFLGRANAYNEALGQPGMAQHTALAAALSRNVFAEARGGERLACYAERSDEALAQMSLADFLKGPIFRVKAAANFREVCNE
- a CDS encoding outer membrane protein assembly factor BamE; amino-acid sequence: MSLALRLGLCGAMATGLAGCLGYDGDIVHGYQLDPTLLNQVKTGSSAEQVLVVMGTPSTTSTVGGSAWYYITQKSDRQYAFQDQSITDQHVLAIYFDKDKKVTRVANYGLKDGKIFDFVSQTTPTGGADSSVLNGMFKSLLRFN
- a CDS encoding invasion associated locus B family protein, whose product is MLPRGARCRLPAQLQCVMSAGTPSQRNCTIGQTTQVQNQPFSHVLVAKPVKGHPTNLLVQLPVNILIAGNVRVETNDKDIGIAAPFDVCIPAGCIAKFEIKESLLQKFRGNAGSTTGRIIFRDASGRAVAIPLSSKGFGQAYEALAKL
- a CDS encoding MerR family transcriptional regulator, yielding MEKTADAFRTISEVASDLDLPQHVLRFWESRFTQIRPLKRGGGRRYYRREDIELLRAIRQLLYGEGYTIKGVQKILKEQGVRGVVTAWQGGAEMVPPEEMPLDIAMQGATATAPRRPDALHEEPEPDFAFGEADESFAGLGAGAHAALGPADYKVLETLLAELNECERLLGNARRPANAQ
- a CDS encoding integration host factor subunit alpha — encoded protein: MVKSELSTSVSRADDLSGVIAAAKGEDGARTVTRVNLAEAVYQQVGLSRKESAALVEQVLDEITDRLIAGEGVRLSSFGSFSVRHKGQRVGRNPKTGVEVPIKERRVLIFKSSNLLKAQINGVHAEPDSE
- the plsX gene encoding phosphate acyltransferase PlsX; amino-acid sequence: MTQTVRIAIDAMGGDHGPEVILPGAALALTQHADLSFTFFGDQTRLKPLLAANPRLASVSSVRHTDVEIRMEDKPSQALRNGRRTSSMWQALEAVKRGEADAAFSAGNTGALMAMAKICLHMIPAIDRPAIAVLWPTLRGESIVLDVGASIGADAQHLVDLAIMGSAMARIVFSSPRPTVGLLNIGVEEVKGIEEVKAASRILRELNSTDFDYRGFVEGDDIGKGSVDVVVTEGFAGNIALKTAEGTAKQISAYLREALRGSFASKLGYLLARQAFRSLSNKMDPRRVNGGILLGLEGVVIKSHGGSDAVGTARALEIGHGLVRDQFLRKIQNSLSERDVPAVVATADPEAEA
- a CDS encoding helix-turn-helix domain-containing protein, which translates into the protein MGLDPDQLAKAADAFLKSGFNRPTMIELAVACGFSRRALYYHYRNKEELFRDVIRYQNERAMYAGWTAGISALMEGESAVDVITAFLDTRFGATRRSAANSPYALELADSVFRLCDDIIIELQVRLQEDLVRMLETLQTAGKLTILSDMNKDELAAMLAAAVRGVNQTRPHLKDVEFQPRYHAIIKAILRGSAKMPAKDRRRLEGATSDIQS
- a CDS encoding beta-ketoacyl-ACP synthase III, yielding MSLTRPQNAVLRSVVAGLGSYLPKRILSNADLEKMLDTSDEWITQRTGIKMRHIAAEDERTSTLATHAARAALADAGLKGEDIDLVIVATATPDYTFPAVATQVQAAIGMTGGVAFDLQAVCSGFIFALTTADKFLTSGSHKRALVIGAETFSRLLDWKDRGTCVLFGDGAAAMILEARSGEGTSTDRGVLTAHLRSDGRHLSKLYTDGGPSSTGTAGHVRMEGREVFKLAVTMITDVVDAAFAATGTNGEQLDWFVPHQANARIIDASAEKLKIAPQKVVKTVAFHGNTSAASVPLALTTARDDGRIKQGDLVMLEAMGGGFTWGAVLLRW